The Caulifigura coniformis genome includes a region encoding these proteins:
- a CDS encoding CPBP family intramembrane glutamic endopeptidase: MEETGFGILATSRAESTAATLGLAILSSCFLLMVYRPRRTELEGTPHRVPLIALFLAVGWVMLAAGAHFLVDPSQPPRTLSVSDIWMDCAQSVVVLVILASAYLIPRSIGSIQSTLTPVPSEDAVEDVTAPEPVPQSKFLPEDWGHHLSVGLTVGLAAMLPTLLLGYWIARDRDPSESHILLRTLQGKGWDFLAPIVLTAAVLAPLLEELLFRVILQGWLSDSVQKSAIPLTAGIFALIHGASDAALLVPLALSLGFLYEYRRSYLEVVAAHAAFNGANLFAAINAV, from the coding sequence ATGGAAGAGACCGGATTCGGGATTCTGGCAACGAGTCGGGCGGAATCGACGGCGGCAACGCTCGGGCTGGCGATCCTTTCGTCCTGCTTCCTGCTGATGGTCTATCGGCCCAGGCGAACGGAGCTCGAAGGAACGCCTCATCGCGTTCCGCTGATCGCCCTGTTCCTGGCGGTCGGCTGGGTGATGCTGGCCGCCGGCGCGCATTTTCTCGTCGATCCCAGTCAACCGCCGCGGACCCTGTCCGTGTCGGACATCTGGATGGATTGCGCCCAGAGCGTGGTCGTGCTGGTCATCCTTGCGTCGGCCTACCTGATCCCGAGGTCGATCGGGTCGATTCAGTCGACGCTGACGCCCGTGCCATCGGAGGACGCCGTTGAAGACGTAACGGCTCCCGAGCCCGTGCCGCAGTCGAAGTTCCTGCCGGAAGACTGGGGGCATCACCTGTCAGTCGGGCTGACGGTCGGACTGGCCGCCATGCTCCCTACTTTGCTTCTAGGCTACTGGATCGCCCGAGATCGCGACCCGAGCGAGTCCCACATCCTGCTCCGGACTCTGCAGGGGAAGGGGTGGGATTTCCTGGCGCCGATCGTTCTGACCGCTGCTGTGCTGGCGCCGCTCCTTGAGGAACTCTTGTTCCGCGTGATCCTGCAGGGCTGGTTGTCGGATTCCGTCCAGAAGTCAGCTATTCCGCTGACGGCCGGAATCTTCGCGCTGATTCATGGGGCGAGCGACGCGGCGCTGCTGGTTCCGCTGGCGCTGAGCCTGGGGTTCCTGTACGAGTACCGCCGCAGTTATCTCGAGGTGGTCGCCGCCCACGCCGCGTTCAACGGGGCCAACCTGTTTGCGGCGATCAATGCCGTTTGA
- a CDS encoding RNA polymerase sigma factor, translated as MEQPALLDDLPEQASRLSVNWPEQLKRHAPWLRTVVRGRLGGWNDVDDVMQELSARVFGAVRRPMIADEAAPWLYRITIRLCLTRRRSDGRQRNFLRRWMAAMHTTGRNPTTLLEHFAEAEQAASLRAAIDQLPQIERDVFLLKHAHHWTYQAIADHLGCTSHTVEHRLLKARRLLRGLLRGQDPGEANE; from the coding sequence ATGGAACAACCCGCTCTCCTCGACGATTTGCCCGAGCAAGCCTCCCGGTTGTCCGTCAACTGGCCGGAGCAACTGAAGCGGCACGCCCCATGGCTCCGGACGGTGGTTCGCGGCCGGTTGGGCGGCTGGAACGACGTCGACGACGTGATGCAGGAACTCTCCGCCCGGGTTTTCGGCGCCGTGCGGCGCCCCATGATCGCCGATGAAGCCGCCCCCTGGCTGTATCGAATCACCATCAGGCTCTGCCTGACGAGGCGCCGATCGGACGGCCGACAAAGAAACTTCCTTCGTCGCTGGATGGCGGCGATGCACACAACGGGGCGGAACCCCACAACATTGCTCGAACATTTTGCCGAAGCGGAGCAGGCCGCCAGCCTGAGAGCCGCGATCGACCAACTCCCCCAGATCGAGCGGGACGTGTTCCTGCTCAAGCACGCCCATCACTGGACGTACCAGGCCATCGCCGACCACCTGGGCTGCACGTCCCATACTGTCGAACACCGTCTGCTGAAGGCCCGACGGCTCCTGCGGGGGCTGCTGCGGGGGCAGGATCCGGGAGAAGCGAACGAATGA
- a CDS encoding outer membrane protein assembly factor BamB family protein, producing the protein MQEPRKLDLIDRHAAAASREITRSFELCDSLIASRQWAQVIQRLQYIVDLPEDALVQKGPGWVSAKRLAEERLLALPEEGHRLYQNQYAAVASEELATAHANGDFAALCLVASRFRSTPAGQQAADEAAMLLADAGDLVAAAQWSRELEHDGAEGTTTPEWKSRSEAILEKLVPARDFPRLSSANWTEVYGGPGRWNSVAGDQPLLLEEWSSMASQVPLLQEEVELRQEDLFAAGHRPIPVANVVAAGDLMAVRSLGGVEAREAATGRLLWRTRGRNTAEAVLTREGTTPGASALTLGPADNHEGHPLSSFFYRDAALGQISTDGQRVFVIGRKSALLMNTFDLYGSTDSERREDQAFNTVVALDFTTGRTLWTTGGSSQDAPFESPLSGVYFFGPPTVDGTELFVIGAAGADINLYCLEASTGLPKWKQLIAEYDTTRIEEDFVRQMWACTPAVSQGLIYCPTNAGWLVAVDRHRRRLAWATRYATSEVSDRYQPQYSLSQINERWAQTAPILSGGELVFAPPELPDEPMQTEPHLYRIDAMTGRVKFRRGKAESIAVGGVYGETVVVLGKQGLEGWPPLDRWSTRWSTPYPAGLTPCGLGVAINGVYWLPFLEGAVVGFRLTDGGIEEVLRNDALAGRLGNLSVHGNRVFASGPTGVVGLWQKAPFETQLNDRLARNPRDLEGRIRKARGLVSDQRFEQALMEIGSADLLSAGAGPLAAEARALQWKCLTNLLAGPKADDEQAWTQLEKLGDSPEQKQLVERMRIDDSIGRLRWHDALDRCWRMTESPSGVIEDGGLSVRGDIWLSGRLLEISNHAPEQVQAQLTNLITVRTSIDAEKLDVDGPRTERLIGFHPLGRALSLRLALADADRNELALAEMRLSALSLAPEPGIAAAASTRLADLYADCSFPRDAARMLKIAAGLDRATPLADRTMLGAWLDARKGTTAENGRRSPTSGWSLTGGQVVRLGAERDHETGRSVWVRGRPAEWMAEKRFEFAGSWSGLSMIDCATHRSEWSMPLASNGIAFEEWAPDGTAGGSVLAICSRGVLHVCSPHDRRMLWSWPLPQRFSSPVAYGWAEEQVSNQPVRSLATAVTEFQSNIGSLREGPLMAIAGGRLSLLGQRELVVFDLRTGEELWRRDGMAGSAALVMDEESVCVSATTTGGSAAFRLQDGKRIATDSLATVLKRTFAVEGDTVLTRQGLPRPFSTQVRIVSERPASGKVVWSQVLSDEVMIHHLPGRELAGIEPSGEVFVIDVDTGVRTDVGRLTGANGSPRREMHVLADADRVYVAVERNPSYEFTHVSVPNIMLNGDLYAFDRRERRLVWKEQVRDTSLLTARFADSPVVILAEHSVPERRRKVLDALNLPELKLIVLDKRNGARLIEWAGVTQHGSPAALLLEPAKQRIDLFLNHYGQNFNHRLRLQFGALTTTTRP; encoded by the coding sequence TTGCAGGAACCCCGAAAGCTCGACCTTATCGACCGCCACGCAGCGGCCGCTTCGCGGGAAATCACGCGCAGCTTCGAACTCTGCGACTCGTTGATCGCCAGTCGGCAGTGGGCGCAGGTGATCCAGCGGCTGCAGTACATCGTCGATCTGCCTGAAGACGCCCTGGTCCAGAAAGGACCTGGCTGGGTATCGGCCAAACGGCTCGCCGAAGAAAGGCTGCTCGCGCTTCCCGAAGAGGGCCATCGGCTCTACCAGAACCAGTACGCGGCCGTGGCGAGTGAGGAACTGGCCACCGCGCACGCCAACGGAGACTTCGCAGCACTTTGCCTGGTCGCGTCGCGGTTCCGCTCGACACCCGCAGGGCAACAGGCCGCGGACGAAGCAGCCATGCTGCTGGCCGATGCAGGAGACCTGGTCGCAGCGGCGCAGTGGTCTCGGGAACTCGAGCATGATGGCGCCGAAGGAACCACGACCCCGGAATGGAAAAGCCGATCGGAGGCCATTCTCGAAAAGCTCGTGCCGGCAAGGGACTTTCCCAGGCTCTCTTCGGCAAACTGGACGGAGGTCTACGGCGGTCCCGGCCGCTGGAATTCAGTCGCCGGAGATCAGCCGCTCCTGCTGGAAGAATGGTCGTCAATGGCCTCACAGGTTCCGCTGCTCCAGGAGGAAGTGGAACTGCGGCAGGAGGACCTGTTCGCGGCCGGACACCGCCCGATCCCCGTTGCGAATGTGGTCGCCGCCGGCGACCTGATGGCCGTCCGCTCCCTCGGAGGTGTCGAGGCCCGTGAAGCGGCGACAGGCCGGCTGCTCTGGAGAACGCGAGGACGGAACACGGCCGAAGCGGTGCTGACGCGGGAAGGAACGACGCCTGGAGCCTCGGCGCTGACGCTCGGGCCGGCCGACAACCACGAAGGCCACCCCCTGTCGAGCTTCTTCTACCGTGACGCGGCTCTTGGTCAGATCTCGACCGACGGACAGAGAGTGTTCGTGATCGGACGAAAGTCGGCCCTGCTGATGAACACGTTCGATCTGTACGGGAGCACCGACTCCGAACGGCGCGAGGACCAGGCGTTCAACACGGTCGTCGCGCTCGATTTCACCACCGGCCGGACGCTGTGGACCACCGGGGGATCGAGCCAGGATGCCCCCTTTGAGTCGCCGCTGTCTGGCGTGTACTTCTTCGGGCCGCCAACCGTCGATGGGACCGAGCTGTTTGTAATCGGGGCGGCCGGAGCCGATATCAACCTGTACTGCCTCGAAGCGTCGACGGGCCTTCCAAAATGGAAGCAGCTGATCGCGGAGTACGACACCACAAGAATCGAAGAAGACTTCGTGCGGCAGATGTGGGCCTGCACACCGGCCGTCAGCCAGGGGCTGATTTATTGCCCGACAAACGCGGGATGGCTCGTCGCGGTCGACCGCCATCGGCGGCGGCTCGCCTGGGCCACGCGCTACGCGACGTCTGAAGTCAGCGACCGGTATCAACCTCAATACTCATTGTCGCAGATCAATGAACGGTGGGCTCAGACGGCGCCCATCCTCTCCGGCGGCGAACTGGTTTTCGCGCCGCCCGAACTGCCCGATGAGCCGATGCAGACCGAGCCGCACCTGTACCGCATCGACGCGATGACCGGGCGGGTCAAGTTCCGTCGCGGAAAAGCAGAATCGATCGCGGTCGGAGGCGTCTACGGCGAAACGGTCGTCGTCCTCGGAAAGCAGGGACTCGAAGGCTGGCCTCCGCTCGATCGATGGAGCACCCGGTGGTCGACCCCTTACCCCGCCGGGCTGACTCCCTGCGGACTCGGCGTCGCCATCAACGGCGTCTACTGGCTGCCGTTCCTCGAAGGGGCCGTTGTCGGATTTCGTCTTACCGACGGCGGCATCGAGGAAGTTCTCCGGAACGACGCCCTGGCCGGTCGTCTGGGAAATCTGAGTGTCCATGGGAATCGTGTGTTCGCATCCGGTCCGACCGGAGTCGTCGGTCTCTGGCAGAAGGCGCCTTTTGAAACCCAACTGAACGACCGTCTGGCCCGAAACCCACGTGACCTCGAAGGCCGCATTCGCAAGGCGCGAGGCCTCGTAAGCGACCAGCGATTCGAGCAGGCGCTGATGGAGATTGGCTCGGCCGACCTGCTGTCAGCCGGCGCAGGCCCACTCGCGGCCGAGGCGCGGGCGTTGCAATGGAAATGCCTCACCAACCTGCTCGCCGGACCGAAGGCCGACGATGAGCAGGCATGGACACAACTGGAAAAACTGGGCGATTCGCCCGAGCAGAAGCAACTTGTCGAGCGAATGAGGATCGACGACTCCATTGGACGTCTCCGATGGCACGATGCGCTCGATCGCTGTTGGCGAATGACAGAGTCTCCGTCCGGGGTGATTGAAGACGGAGGGCTGAGCGTTCGGGGTGATATCTGGTTGTCGGGGCGGTTGCTGGAGATCTCGAATCACGCGCCGGAGCAAGTCCAGGCGCAGCTCACGAATCTGATCACAGTCCGGACGAGCATCGACGCCGAGAAACTCGACGTCGACGGGCCGAGGACAGAGAGGCTGATCGGGTTCCATCCTTTGGGGCGGGCACTTTCGCTTCGGCTCGCATTGGCGGACGCGGACCGCAATGAGCTGGCGCTCGCGGAAATGAGATTGTCGGCATTGTCGCTCGCGCCAGAACCCGGAATCGCGGCCGCCGCGTCCACACGACTGGCGGATCTCTACGCCGACTGCAGCTTTCCGCGCGACGCTGCGCGGATGTTGAAGATCGCCGCCGGGCTTGATCGAGCCACTCCCCTGGCCGATAGAACGATGCTCGGCGCCTGGCTCGATGCCAGGAAAGGCACAACGGCCGAGAACGGACGTCGCTCGCCAACGTCGGGCTGGAGTCTCACGGGGGGACAGGTCGTCCGACTGGGCGCGGAACGGGACCACGAGACGGGCAGATCGGTCTGGGTGCGCGGACGGCCGGCCGAATGGATGGCGGAGAAGCGGTTCGAGTTTGCCGGAAGCTGGTCCGGATTGTCGATGATCGATTGCGCCACGCATCGAAGTGAGTGGTCGATGCCGCTGGCGTCGAACGGAATTGCCTTCGAGGAATGGGCGCCGGACGGAACGGCCGGAGGCAGCGTGCTGGCGATCTGTTCGAGAGGGGTGCTCCATGTCTGCTCGCCGCATGACCGGCGGATGCTCTGGAGCTGGCCTCTGCCCCAGCGGTTCTCCTCGCCGGTCGCATATGGCTGGGCGGAGGAGCAGGTCAGCAATCAGCCCGTCCGGTCACTTGCGACGGCCGTCACCGAATTCCAGTCGAACATCGGAAGCCTGCGTGAAGGTCCCCTGATGGCGATTGCCGGCGGCCGACTCTCGCTGCTCGGTCAGCGGGAACTCGTGGTGTTCGACCTTCGAACGGGCGAGGAACTCTGGCGTCGCGACGGGATGGCCGGCTCGGCCGCGCTGGTGATGGACGAGGAATCAGTTTGTGTCTCGGCGACGACCACCGGAGGGTCGGCGGCCTTCCGCCTGCAGGACGGGAAGAGAATTGCGACCGACTCACTGGCGACCGTTCTCAAACGGACGTTCGCCGTGGAAGGCGACACTGTGCTGACGCGGCAGGGATTGCCGAGACCCTTCTCAACCCAGGTGCGAATCGTTTCTGAAAGGCCGGCCTCCGGCAAAGTGGTCTGGAGCCAGGTCCTGAGCGACGAGGTCATGATTCATCACCTCCCCGGCCGTGAGCTGGCAGGAATCGAGCCCTCGGGGGAAGTGTTCGTGATCGATGTCGACACCGGTGTGCGAACCGACGTCGGCCGTCTGACCGGCGCCAACGGCAGCCCCCGGCGGGAGATGCACGTCCTTGCCGATGCAGATCGTGTTTACGTGGCCGTGGAGCGCAACCCCTCCTATGAATTCACGCATGTTTCCGTTCCGAACATCATGCTGAATGGCGACCTGTATGCGTTCGACCGGCGGGA
- a CDS encoding HD domain-containing protein: protein MSQDKLRQQVAIEAARLIFRRQEHDPYRATLRAARHMFRGWLKPDEFPSPAEIRMHLQQMSWMHEGDVRFDNRSQTLQAAAALMRRLEAWRPRLVGSVVAGATRHHRHLRVIVFSDDPDAVGQAIAFQPFERIDGVHRRGGQARPRTLFRYRDDFETRVVCYPEALANRKLRHVSTGRLIPALSLPRLEKRLSRVDPDGAARASGDECFSPNRFDVYRMLLAPLASVQQRKSSHPEGDALYHSLQVFELARQQSPYDEEFLLAALLHDVGKAIDPLAHVDAALSALKGHVTERTEWLIANHHDAHRLREGTLGARAKRRLRESPDYEELMTLARCDAAGRVPGGTAPDIDTALDYIRGVARMCGDSD from the coding sequence ATGTCTCAAGACAAATTGCGGCAGCAGGTGGCGATCGAGGCGGCCCGCCTGATCTTTCGCCGGCAGGAACATGATCCATATCGAGCCACTCTGCGCGCGGCGCGGCACATGTTCCGGGGCTGGCTGAAACCCGATGAATTTCCATCGCCGGCCGAAATCCGGATGCATCTGCAACAGATGTCGTGGATGCACGAAGGCGATGTCCGCTTTGACAACAGGAGCCAGACGCTGCAGGCAGCCGCCGCTCTGATGCGGCGGCTCGAAGCCTGGCGTCCGCGACTGGTTGGCAGCGTCGTCGCCGGCGCGACGCGACATCACAGACATCTGCGCGTCATCGTCTTCTCCGATGATCCCGATGCGGTCGGACAGGCCATCGCATTTCAGCCGTTCGAACGGATCGACGGAGTTCACAGGCGAGGCGGCCAGGCGCGTCCGCGTACCCTGTTTCGCTATCGCGACGACTTTGAAACGCGAGTGGTGTGCTATCCCGAGGCACTGGCGAATCGGAAGCTGCGACACGTTTCGACGGGACGGCTCATCCCGGCCCTGTCCCTCCCCCGACTCGAGAAGCGGTTGTCACGAGTCGATCCCGACGGAGCCGCACGGGCGAGCGGTGACGAGTGCTTCAGCCCCAATCGATTCGACGTCTACCGCATGCTGCTCGCGCCCCTGGCCAGCGTGCAGCAGCGGAAGTCGAGTCACCCCGAGGGGGATGCGCTGTATCACAGCCTGCAGGTCTTCGAACTGGCCCGGCAGCAATCTCCCTATGATGAGGAGTTCCTGCTGGCCGCCCTGCTCCACGACGTTGGGAAGGCAATCGACCCGCTGGCCCATGTCGACGCGGCACTGTCGGCGCTGAAAGGGCATGTCACCGAGCGGACCGAATGGCTCATCGCCAATCACCATGACGCCCATCGTCTCCGCGAAGGCACGCTCGGCGCCAGGGCGAAGCGGCGGCTGCGGGAATCGCCCGACTACGAGGAGTTGATGACGCTGGCCCGCTGTGATGCCGCCGGCCGCGTCCCCGGCGGAACTGCTCCAGACATCGATACGGCCCTCGACTACATTCGAGGCGTCGCCCGGATGTGCGGCGACTCGGATTAG
- the trmB gene encoding tRNA (guanosine(46)-N7)-methyltransferase TrmB, with the protein MRRIPLTDLFPWFQPLHGFVEQHGRMDWSKFFGNDHPVEIDVGCGRGLFVYTASRTRPGTNFLGIELEFKEARRGAKRLQKLESPNGRIIGGDVFQAFEKVLPPNSVDAIHVYFPDPWWKRRHRSRRVFNDRFVNLAVNLLKPRGYIHSWTDVEEYFGVISALMDNDPRFETLTPPDERTPENDLDYHTSFERKKRKLGLPIHRGMWRLRDG; encoded by the coding sequence ATGCGTCGTATTCCGCTGACTGACCTCTTTCCCTGGTTCCAGCCGCTGCATGGGTTCGTCGAGCAGCACGGCCGCATGGACTGGTCGAAATTCTTCGGCAACGACCACCCGGTCGAGATCGATGTCGGATGCGGCCGTGGCCTGTTCGTCTACACGGCCTCGCGTACCCGGCCAGGGACGAACTTCCTCGGGATCGAGCTCGAATTCAAAGAGGCCCGCCGTGGAGCGAAGCGCCTTCAGAAGCTGGAATCCCCCAACGGACGCATTATCGGCGGGGACGTTTTCCAGGCCTTCGAGAAAGTCCTCCCGCCGAATTCCGTCGATGCCATCCACGTCTACTTCCCCGACCCGTGGTGGAAGCGGCGGCATCGCTCTCGGCGAGTCTTCAACGACCGCTTCGTCAATCTCGCCGTCAACCTTCTCAAGCCCCGCGGCTACATCCATTCCTGGACCGACGTCGAGGAATACTTCGGCGTCATCTCGGCCCTGATGGACAACGATCCTCGGTTCGAAACCCTCACACCGCCCGACGAGCGCACACCGGAGAACGATCTCGACTACCACACCAGCTTCGAACGCAAGAAACGGAAGCTGGGACTGCCGATCCACCGCGGAATGTGGCGGCTGCGGGACGGCTGA
- a CDS encoding STAS domain-containing protein, whose translation MEGLHELALFASRINRALKVEIEQRTIVVTPGNELDSVRYQEIHLEVGRINDLVRHGGFRNLLIDLSARPVLEAVIQTALVGFCRAIPGQAAFCGISDTIQNSMNVSKLAGLWPTYATRAEAIEALNSQTDGCSQTTDGVAGPNQLIDSRGAE comes from the coding sequence GTGGAGGGGCTTCACGAACTGGCGCTGTTCGCGTCGCGCATCAATCGTGCTCTCAAGGTCGAGATCGAGCAGCGAACAATCGTCGTCACGCCGGGCAACGAGCTCGACTCGGTCCGGTACCAGGAAATTCACCTCGAGGTCGGCCGCATCAACGACCTCGTCCGTCACGGCGGCTTCCGGAACCTGCTGATCGATCTCAGCGCGCGGCCCGTGCTGGAAGCGGTGATCCAGACGGCGCTCGTCGGATTCTGCCGCGCCATTCCCGGTCAGGCCGCCTTCTGCGGAATTTCCGACACGATCCAGAACTCAATGAACGTCAGCAAGCTGGCAGGCCTCTGGCCCACCTATGCCACCCGAGCCGAGGCGATCGAGGCCCTGAACTCGCAGACAGACGGTTGCAGTCAGACGACTGACGGCGTTGCTGGGCCCAACCAGCTTATCGACTCGCGAGGGGCGGAATAG
- a CDS encoding GreA/GreB family elongation factor, whose amino-acid sequence MNNRNGNPRPRTKASAPVKTEQVIGVGSRFSLRDLRTGELDVYTLVLPADADITIHQISSFAPLGRAVVGHKAGSVVEFDAPAGKVKVRIESVQEAQVADPSGHIP is encoded by the coding sequence ATGAACAACCGAAATGGAAATCCCCGTCCCCGCACGAAGGCATCAGCCCCCGTGAAGACGGAACAGGTGATCGGCGTTGGAAGTCGTTTTTCACTTCGCGATCTCCGGACTGGAGAGCTCGACGTCTACACCCTCGTTCTGCCGGCTGACGCCGACATCACGATCCACCAGATCTCAAGCTTCGCGCCGCTCGGCCGCGCTGTGGTCGGACATAAGGCGGGTAGCGTTGTGGAATTCGACGCCCCGGCCGGAAAGGTCAAGGTACGCATTGAGTCGGTCCAGGAAGCGCAGGTTGCCGACCCAAGCGGCCACATCCCTTAG
- a CDS encoding two-component system sensor histidine kinase NtrB codes for MSRMPASDPPVFDRFRAVADYTYDWESWHGPDGALVWVNPAVERATGYSIAECEAMKNYPLPIVEAEDRERLFQVLQSARHCTTGENVEFRCRHKGGAIRWMSLAWQPIRNARGESLGFRTSVRDITELQKLREQLQLYTDHLEQLVQERTLKLRQLEQQQLQMEKQAALGQLAAGVAHEINNPLAGIRNAFELIKSSLSPEDEQFELLELIDREFDRVSGIIHQMYQLYRRGPHEAAIFALERTVGDVVALLETVARKEQVRLSYDPPGESIAVQLAEGEVKQILYNVIRNALQASPAGEVVRVEVRPVGETVEVEVIDHGPGISEEIMSRIFEPFFSTKQGDTQTGMGLGLSVSRSLIDAMGGRIDVESHVGAGSRFLLTFPRRAQAMEETDG; via the coding sequence ATGAGTCGAATGCCAGCCAGCGATCCTCCTGTGTTCGACCGATTCCGGGCAGTGGCCGATTACACCTACGACTGGGAGAGTTGGCATGGTCCGGATGGCGCACTGGTGTGGGTGAATCCGGCAGTCGAGCGGGCAACGGGCTACTCCATCGCGGAATGTGAAGCGATGAAGAATTACCCCCTGCCGATCGTGGAGGCCGAGGATCGCGAGCGCCTCTTTCAAGTGCTGCAGTCGGCACGACATTGCACGACCGGCGAGAACGTGGAGTTCCGCTGTCGACACAAGGGGGGCGCGATTCGGTGGATGTCGCTGGCCTGGCAGCCCATCCGCAATGCGCGCGGCGAGTCGCTCGGATTCCGGACGAGCGTGCGGGACATCACGGAACTCCAGAAGCTTCGCGAACAATTGCAGCTCTATACGGATCACCTCGAGCAGCTTGTGCAGGAGAGGACGCTCAAGCTGCGACAGCTCGAGCAGCAGCAGCTGCAGATGGAGAAGCAGGCGGCACTCGGCCAACTGGCCGCCGGCGTGGCCCACGAGATCAACAACCCGCTCGCCGGAATCCGCAACGCGTTCGAGCTGATCAAATCGAGTCTGTCTCCTGAAGACGAACAATTTGAACTACTCGAATTGATCGATCGCGAGTTTGATCGCGTCAGTGGAATCATCCACCAGATGTACCAGCTCTATCGACGGGGGCCTCATGAAGCGGCCATCTTTGCGCTGGAACGCACCGTCGGCGACGTCGTCGCGCTCCTGGAAACCGTGGCTCGCAAGGAACAGGTTCGGCTGAGCTATGATCCGCCAGGAGAATCCATCGCCGTTCAGCTGGCCGAAGGTGAAGTGAAGCAGATTCTCTACAACGTGATCCGCAATGCCCTGCAGGCCTCGCCCGCGGGCGAAGTCGTGCGAGTCGAGGTTCGACCTGTTGGAGAGACGGTGGAAGTGGAGGTGATCGATCACGGGCCGGGAATCAGCGAGGAGATCATGTCGCGAATTTTCGAGCCGTTCTTCAGCACAAAACAGGGCGACACTCAAACTGGAATGGGTCTGGGTCTGTCCGTGTCGCGAAGCCTGATCGATGCGATGGGAGGGCGGATCGACGTGGAGTCGCATGTTGGCGCCGGAAGCCGGTTCCTGCTCACGTTCCCGCGGCGTGCCCAGGCGATGGAGGAGACCGATGGCTGA
- a CDS encoding GreA/GreB family elongation factor — protein sequence MKRRPITLTIDDYARLRALVSSKVTSAFSDPTLLRDLYQELTRARLVELDEMPEEVITMNSRITLRDVQTGRVETYTLVYPQRADIANRRLSVLSPAGAAVLGHYRGDDIRWPIASGWRIVRVEQVEAGTAALAPSAVCPKE from the coding sequence ATGAAGCGGAGGCCGATCACACTCACCATCGATGACTACGCCAGGCTGAGAGCGCTGGTGTCGTCGAAGGTCACCAGCGCGTTCTCGGATCCGACACTTCTTCGGGATCTCTACCAGGAACTGACGCGTGCGCGGCTCGTCGAACTGGATGAGATGCCCGAGGAGGTCATCACCATGAACTCCCGGATCACCCTGCGGGATGTGCAGACGGGCCGCGTGGAGACCTACACACTCGTCTATCCCCAACGTGCCGACATCGCCAACCGCCGCCTGTCGGTCTTGTCCCCGGCAGGCGCGGCCGTACTTGGCCACTACCGGGGCGACGATATTCGCTGGCCCATCGCATCGGGCTGGCGAATCGTGAGAGTCGAACAGGTCGAAGCTGGCACAGCCGCGCTCGCGCCGTCGGCCGTCTGCCCGAAAGAATGA
- a CDS encoding PDZ domain-containing protein, whose protein sequence is MFQWTRRFAWTLPMIAQAALMSPAVAQTDEALAEGDDEVVVIANVDGEVLDGAPEKAEPPKQENEGPKEGKSLKLRVVKPDGAPTEKGERIVKDVLRLKEGPHPAARGQVKVVSPDGKSFELITVDGGLMTLRQGVRPQGAFTFSGDVQSGDAEELQTLIGKLTERINDKAGTEPPKFVIGVQVVEAPEVVLSQIGKPESKAVVVQSVVEQSPAAKAGVQKFDLILKAAGEPVGSPGELTKVVKDADGQEIDLELVRSGKALMVRVVPKSNEQADARRHATDATIYFGPAMMERRHFFANEPGAQGGAVLEEIKGLRKDVEELKKLVEELKATK, encoded by the coding sequence ATGTTTCAATGGACCAGGCGATTCGCATGGACGCTTCCGATGATTGCCCAGGCCGCCCTGATGTCGCCGGCCGTCGCTCAGACGGATGAGGCGCTCGCAGAAGGTGACGATGAAGTCGTCGTGATTGCCAACGTCGATGGAGAAGTTCTCGACGGCGCCCCCGAAAAGGCGGAACCTCCGAAGCAGGAGAACGAGGGGCCGAAGGAGGGCAAATCCTTGAAGCTCCGGGTCGTGAAACCGGACGGTGCTCCAACCGAGAAGGGGGAGCGAATCGTGAAGGATGTCCTCAGGTTGAAAGAAGGTCCGCATCCCGCGGCGCGCGGCCAGGTCAAAGTCGTCTCTCCCGACGGGAAGTCATTTGAACTGATCACGGTGGACGGCGGGCTGATGACGCTGCGTCAGGGTGTTCGACCGCAGGGCGCGTTCACGTTCAGCGGGGATGTGCAATCGGGCGATGCGGAAGAACTGCAGACGCTGATTGGCAAACTGACAGAACGGATCAACGACAAAGCCGGTACGGAGCCACCGAAGTTTGTGATCGGAGTCCAGGTCGTCGAAGCTCCGGAAGTAGTGCTGTCGCAGATCGGCAAGCCCGAATCGAAGGCCGTGGTCGTCCAGTCCGTCGTCGAACAGAGTCCGGCCGCGAAGGCCGGCGTGCAGAAGTTCGACCTGATCCTCAAAGCGGCCGGCGAACCTGTCGGTTCGCCTGGAGAACTGACAAAAGTCGTGAAAGACGCCGACGGTCAGGAGATCGACCTGGAACTGGTCCGCAGCGGAAAAGCGCTGATGGTGCGTGTCGTTCCGAAGTCGAACGAGCAGGCAGATGCCCGGCGGCATGCGACTGATGCGACGATCTACTTCGGCCCGGCGATGATGGAACGCCGCCACTTTTTTGCGAATGAACCGGGCGCACAAGGCGGCGCCGTGCTCGAAGAGATCAAAGGCCTGCGGAAGGACGTCGAAGAACTGAAGAAGCTCGTCGAGGAGCTGAAAGCGACGAAGTGA